The genomic region AACGATCCAACGTCCTCCATCCCCTCCTGTTCTCCGGCGCTCACTTGCCGAAGAGGGCCTCGGGGCGCTGCAGGCCACGGGCCTGGGTGACCGGCAGGAGGATGTCCGCGGGGGGCGCATCCGCGGTGAGCAGCAACACCCGCACCGAGGTCTCCACCACGTCCTCGGCGCCGGGCCGCACCATGCCGCGCCGCGCATCCTCCACCCGCTTCTGGCGGTACGCGTCGAAGCGCTCGCGCACCCGGCCGGCCAGGTCCGCCATGGCCTTGTCGCCCACCTCCACGCGCAGCTCCAGCTCGTTGCGAAGCTGCACGGGGTCTGCCAGCACGCCGTAGCGGTCATAGCCCTTGTTGCTCGTGTCCTCGTGCGACACGTCATAGTCCTGGGTAACGGGGGCCGGCGCGGCCTGGGGCGAGAGCAGGTCGCGGAGCACCGAGGTGACGGTGGCCTTCACCGTCAGCCGGTGCTTCTCCACGTCGTAGACGAAGTCCGAGTACATCGGCTCGTCCACGGTGAGCGGCTCGCGGAAGACCAGGTCCCGGTTGCGCTGCACCTCGCGCCGCTGCAGCTCCGCCTGCTCCAGCGCCGCCTCCACCTGCTTCTGCAGCTGCTGCGCCGCGGCGAAGTTCTGCGCCAGCAGCCCCTCCTCCTGGCCGCACTGGCTGGCGGCGCACCCGGCCGGGTTGCACTCCTCGGGCACCTGCCCGACCTGGGACTGGGACAGCTCCTGGACAGCCTCGCCACAGTCCTTGATGAGCTCCACGCACGTCTTCTTCTCCCGCTCGCGGCAGCGCTCGGCGGCCTGACGCACCGTGGTCAGCTCTGCCTGGCGACGCAGGTACTCGCGCAGCGCGCCGTCCTGCTTGCGCTCCACCTCCTCCAGGGTGCGCTCGGTCTGGAGCAGCTGCTTCTCGTACTGCTGGCGCTTGGGGTTGGGCACGCTGCGGTTGCCCGCGAGGTAGCGCTGGGTCTTCTGAAAGGGCTCCACCGCCTTGAGCGGCATGACGCGCTCCAGGGCCAGGTCCAGCTTCACACCGACCTTGGACTCGGGCGCCTCCGTCACCACGCGGATGGGCACCTCCTTGGGGAGCATGGAGGCCAGCCGTCCGGCGCCCAGGCGCTGCGCCACGTCGGGAGACTGAGCCCTGTCCTCCACGGGGGTGGCCACCACCAGGAAGGCCACCTCGTCGCGCAGCTTCTGCCGCACCGCCTCGGCGCGCTCCCGGGCCGCGGTGGCGCCGACCCGCTCCTGGTCCGCGCGCACATACGCCAGCAGCGCGTTGCCCAGCTTGCCTGTCTCCTCGAGCTGCTGCGCCGTCTTGAACCAGCGCTTGGCCCACGCCACCTGGACCGCGTCCACGCCCTTGCGAGCGGCCACATGGTCGGGAGCCACGGACAGCACCGCGTCGAACTCGGCGCGCGCGTCCTGCAGCCGATCCTCCTTGAGTGCCTTCTGGGCCGCCTCCACCCGCGCATCCAGGGTCTGCGTTAGCAGCGCGCGGGCCGGTGCGTTTTCCCCGTCCAGTTCCAGCGCGCGAACGAGCAGCTTCTGGGCACCCGGCAGGTCTCCGGCACCATGGGCGCGCTCGGCCTCCTGGTACACATCGGCGCTCCAGTTGCGGCGCACCTCGCGCAGCTTCACCGTGACTTCGGAGGACTCCGGGTCCGCGGCGAGGGCGCGCAGGTAGGCGGCCTCGGCCTCGGCCCACTTGTGCTCGGCGGTGAGCTGGTCGCCCTCCTTCACGGCGCGACCAAAGGCGGTACAGCCGCTCACGGCCAGCAGGGCACACACGGCCAGCAGCGCGAGGGGGCGGCGGGAGGGAGCAGTACCAGCGGAACGGTGTCGGACGGGCGTGAACACGGGCGCATCTTCGGGGAAAGCGGGGGCCAGGTGAAGGTTTCAGCGTCTCAATCGGCCGCTGAGGACCCGGACAAGGAGGCAACCTCCCACGGCGGGTCGCCCGGCGACGACCTTTGGCATGCCGCCACGTGCCCGTCTGGTGAGCGGCCAGCCATGCGCGTTCTTCGGCGGCTCCATGCAACGCGCGAGGGTGGGGACTAGATACGAAGGCCCCAGCATTTCCAGCGCCTTCGGTGGAAGGAGCGGTGGACCTGCTGGGTTGAGACAGACGGACCCTCTCGGGAATGACGCGACGCACCAGTCGTTGGTGAGTCAGCGACCAGGGAGTTCACCCACACGCGAGTCAATCGACCATGTCCTGCGCTCAGCCGCGACCCACCGCATTCCGCCTCCCCCTGCGGGCGGAGCAGTTCCACATCGAAGAGCACCGCAACGTCTACTGCCGGCACTACAGCGCCTGCGTGGATGTCGCCGTGAAAGAGGACTGGCAGAGCTTCACCTGCGCCAAGTGCCCCTTGTTCCAGCAGGACAAGGCGCCGGGCGCGGACGCCTACGCCTACAACCAGCCGGCCGATCCAGGGCGCCCCTGAGCCCTTGCCCCCCGAGCGGCGGAGCAGGCCGTCACGCGCTCCCGCCGTGGGGACGAGGCCCGGGCCGCGGGAGGTTCTTCTGCTTCGGCAGGCCTGAGCGCCGGACGCCTCCCCTGCCCCCTCCTCCGCGTCCGCCCAGGTGAGCCCTTTCATGTCGCTGTCGCGCCCTGTCGTCGTCCTGGCTGAAGATGATGGCGACCTGCGCGAGACGGTGACGGAGTTGCTGGAGCATGCGGGCTACCGGGTGGTGGCGTGTCCCAATGGCTTCGCCGCACTCCGCGCCTTCTTCAACGAGCCCCGGGTGGACGTGCTGGTGCTGGACTGGGTGCTCCCCGATATCGAGGGGCGGGACCTGATCCGGCTGCTTCACGCGCAACGTGAGCTGGCGGAGTTGCCCATCGTGTTGACCACGGGCCTCAGCTTCGAGCTGCCGAGCTTCGAAGGCGCCGTGTGCCTGCTGCGCAAGCCGTTCTCGCGCCAGGAGCTGCTGCGCATCCTGCACGCCCTGACCCACCACAAGACGGACCTTGCCCCCGCGACGAGCTGCTGCCAGGTGGCGTGAGGCCCCTCGCCGGCCTGTGCGCTGTCGCACGATCGGCCCGAGCCGGGTGTGGAGTGCTGTACGCCCAAGCCGTGCCTCTGTGGAGTGGCCCACGAAGCGCAGGGGGCCCCCGCTGGTGGTAGCCACAGGTAGGTGAATAGAGGTGAGACAGCGATCGGTCCGTGGGGGGCCGTGCATGGGAGGCGTGATGCTTCGCCAGCTGTTGCTGTCCGAATTCAACGCCGAGGCGTGGGGAGCCGAGGGTGGCTGGGCCCTGCTGGAGGCGGAGTTCCCCATGGTGGCCATCCAGCCGCTCGTCTCGGGGGTGGGCGCCCAGGTGTTGCGGCTGGACGTGGAGGAGTGGCGGGCGCCGGGGTTCGACCCAGCCGCGTGGGATCCGCGCATCTTCTCGGCGGTGGATGCGGAGCGTCTGGCGCTGCACCTGGTGGGGGCACGGGGGGAGGAGCTCGCAACGGCGGCGCTGGAGATCGTCACGCGCTACCAGGGACTGGTGGGCCGGCGTAACCCGGCCTCATCGGGGGTGGTGTTCGACCAACTCCTGGAACGGCACCGTGCATTGCACGACCTGAGCCGGTCCGGAGTGCGTGCGCGCTACCAGCACGCGCTGGATACCTGGCAGTGGGTGCTGCGGCTGGAGCCCGATGCGGAGCTGGCGGTGCAGGTGGCGGCGCTCTTCCATGGAGCGGAGAATTCACTCTTCGACGTAGCCCCCGTGGCGTGCGGCGCCGACATGGCGCGCGAGCTCCTGGCAGAGCTGGGCGTGGAGACCGCGAAGCGCGAACGGGCCTACCGGCTCATCACCCGCCACGTGCGAGCGGGAGAGACAGAGACGCTCGCGCTGCTCGATGACGCCGACTCCCTGTCCCTCTTCTCACTGCACTCATCCGGCTTCCTGCGTCACTTCGGCGTC from Hyalangium ruber harbors:
- the traC gene encoding outer membrane exchange accessory lipoprotein TraC, yielding MFTPVRHRSAGTAPSRRPLALLAVCALLAVSGCTAFGRAVKEGDQLTAEHKWAEAEAAYLRALAADPESSEVTVKLREVRRNWSADVYQEAERAHGAGDLPGAQKLLVRALELDGENAPARALLTQTLDARVEAAQKALKEDRLQDARAEFDAVLSVAPDHVAARKGVDAVQVAWAKRWFKTAQQLEETGKLGNALLAYVRADQERVGATAARERAEAVRQKLRDEVAFLVVATPVEDRAQSPDVAQRLGAGRLASMLPKEVPIRVVTEAPESKVGVKLDLALERVMPLKAVEPFQKTQRYLAGNRSVPNPKRQQYEKQLLQTERTLEEVERKQDGALREYLRRQAELTTVRQAAERCREREKKTCVELIKDCGEAVQELSQSQVGQVPEECNPAGCAASQCGQEEGLLAQNFAAAQQLQKQVEAALEQAELQRREVQRNRDLVFREPLTVDEPMYSDFVYDVEKHRLTVKATVTSVLRDLLSPQAAPAPVTQDYDVSHEDTSNKGYDRYGVLADPVQLRNELELRVEVGDKAMADLAGRVRERFDAYRQKRVEDARRGMVRPGAEDVVETSVRVLLLTADAPPADILLPVTQARGLQRPEALFGK
- a CDS encoding response regulator, which produces MSLSRPVVVLAEDDGDLRETVTELLEHAGYRVVACPNGFAALRAFFNEPRVDVLVLDWVLPDIEGRDLIRLLHAQRELAELPIVLTTGLSFELPSFEGAVCLLRKPFSRQELLRILHALTHHKTDLAPATSCCQVA